A segment of the Flavobacteriales bacterium genome:
CCGGAGAAAAACAATCGGTGCAAATGCCGGAAACGGCCGATGCAATTAAAGTAATGACCATTCATAAGTCGAAAGGATTACAATTCCCGATTGTGATTATGCCTTTTTTAAATTGGACCAGCTCGAAAAACGGAAAAGATAAATTGTGGATTGATCTGGATGATCGTTTCAACCCCTTAAAATCTGCATTGATTTCCGGTGGCGAAGAGGTCTTTAAAAACATTGGTCAGGCAGCGGTTTTAGCCGAGGAAAAAAACAGAACATTGCTCGATACCATGAATCTGTTGTATGTCGGTTTTACACGACCCGAAGAGCGTTTGTATTTGTTAACGGCTACTACACGGAATAGTTTTATCGGAAAACTCATTTCCGATAACATGCAACTCGAAATAAGTGGTTCAGGAAATGTTTCCTACGGTACAAAAACTTCACCGGTGCGAAAAAGTAAAAAACACGGCGAAGAATGGCCTTTGCAATCGAAACCATGGCAACGCTGGCAGGATAAATTGCGCATCAGTTACGAATCGCAAAAGCAATGGGGAGAGAGCGAGGGATTAATCAGTGCCCGCTTCGGGAATTTGGTGCATGAAGTGTTATCGCAATTAACTTCTGTGCGCGAATTGGAGCAGGTGCTACAAAAAGTAAGCATCGATTTCCAATGCAATACGGAAACAGCACTTCGGCTTAAACAGGAAGTGGAACGTGTACTATCACATGAATTCATGCAGCGAATGTTTGATGAACAGGTACAGTCCAAAACAGAAGCTGAGATTGTCGATGCATCCGGAATCAGTCACCGACCCGATCGTTTGGTGTTTTTTCCTGACGAAACCATTGTGATCGATTTTAAAACAGGAACAGAGCGCGATTCACATCAACATCAGATTCGCTTGTATGGCGAATTACTGACTCAGATGAATTGTCCCTCCGTAAAA
Coding sequences within it:
- a CDS encoding PD-(D/E)XK nuclease family protein yields the protein GEKQSVQMPETADAIKVMTIHKSKGLQFPIVIMPFLNWTSSKNGKDKLWIDLDDRFNPLKSALISGGEEVFKNIGQAAVLAEEKNRTLLDTMNLLYVGFTRPEERLYLLTATTRNSFIGKLISDNMQLEISGSGNVSYGTKTSPVRKSKKHGEEWPLQSKPWQRWQDKLRISYESQKQWGESEGLISARFGNLVHEVLSQLTSVRELEQVLQKVSIDFQCNTETALRLKQEVERVLSHEFMQRMFDEQVQSKTEAEIVDASGISHRPDRLVFFPDETIVIDFKTGTERDSHQHQIRLYGELLTQMNCPSVKKYLFYTKDSKLQEVH